One region of Microbacterium sufflavum genomic DNA includes:
- a CDS encoding peptidase E encodes MSHVVATGAGKAMMERRNDPTHDYILRLTGKDRPRVLFVGTATGDDTAYIVSFYSTYDSDRCAPHHLPLFHRAVDDLAGFVKGFDVIHVGGGNTANMLDVWKRQGLDEIMREMWEDPASNVVFTGGSAGGICWFEGGTTDSYGPTLQVLPEGLGFLHGSFCPHYDAEDQRRPLFHASLLSGELSTGYAVGNLQSLHFENSEFVTAISPVDDPLALRVEAVDGRIVETELPVQVLTGTGPIATGPSS; translated from the coding sequence ATGTCACATGTTGTCGCAACCGGAGCCGGGAAGGCCATGATGGAGCGCCGGAACGATCCGACGCACGACTACATCCTGAGACTCACCGGCAAGGACAGACCGCGGGTGCTGTTCGTCGGCACCGCGACGGGCGACGACACCGCCTACATCGTGAGCTTCTACTCCACGTACGACTCCGACCGGTGCGCGCCGCACCACCTGCCGCTGTTCCACCGTGCGGTCGACGACCTCGCCGGGTTCGTGAAGGGCTTCGACGTGATCCACGTGGGCGGCGGCAACACCGCCAACATGCTCGACGTGTGGAAGCGGCAGGGACTCGACGAGATCATGCGCGAGATGTGGGAGGACCCGGCGTCGAACGTGGTGTTCACCGGCGGCAGCGCGGGCGGGATCTGCTGGTTCGAGGGCGGCACGACCGACAGCTACGGCCCCACGCTGCAGGTGCTGCCGGAGGGCCTGGGCTTCCTGCACGGCAGCTTCTGCCCGCACTACGACGCCGAGGACCAGCGCCGGCCGCTGTTCCACGCCTCCCTGCTCAGCGGGGAGCTGTCGACCGGCTACGCGGTGGGCAACCTCCAGTCGCTGCACTTCGAGAACTCCGAGTTCGTGACGGCGATCAGCCCGGTCGACGACCCCCTCGCCCTGCGGGTGGAAGCGGTGGACGGGCGGATCGTCGAGACCGAGCTGCCCGTGCAGGTGCTCACCGGTACCGGGCCCATCGCCACCGGACCCTCCTCCTGA
- a CDS encoding Gfo/Idh/MocA family protein, with protein sequence MTAPTPLRIAVLSFAHTHALSYVHALKEMPGVELIATDPDGAAAPDDAPRGAELAAELGVAYVDTYDEAFAWKPDAVVIAAENSRHRALVERAAAAGVHVLCEKPLATTVEDAIAMRDACETAGVLLMVAYPVRFSPAVRDAIAELRSGRLGRILGVTGINNGKLPQDRAWFTDPELAGGGALVDHVVHCADLLDELLGERAASVRAVSNRVLHAQRELSVETGGLVTIQYPGGVVATIDCSWSWPMSSATWGGLTLQVVAERGTVTVSPFAKGVAGHDAHGETWSPVGADLDALLLEEFVRAVRDGRQPQPDAGVGIRTVEIVKAAQASAARDGEVVHL encoded by the coding sequence ATGACCGCCCCCACCCCGCTGCGCATCGCCGTCCTGTCGTTCGCGCACACGCACGCCCTCAGCTATGTGCACGCGCTGAAGGAGATGCCCGGCGTCGAGCTCATCGCGACCGACCCCGACGGCGCGGCCGCGCCCGACGACGCTCCCCGCGGCGCCGAGCTCGCCGCCGAGCTGGGCGTGGCCTACGTCGACACGTACGACGAGGCCTTCGCGTGGAAGCCGGACGCCGTCGTGATCGCGGCCGAGAACTCCCGGCACCGCGCCCTCGTCGAGCGTGCTGCGGCGGCGGGCGTGCACGTGCTGTGCGAGAAGCCGCTGGCCACCACGGTCGAGGATGCGATCGCCATGCGCGACGCGTGCGAGACCGCGGGTGTGCTGCTCATGGTCGCCTATCCCGTGCGGTTCTCCCCCGCGGTGCGCGACGCGATCGCCGAACTGCGCAGCGGACGACTCGGGCGCATCCTCGGCGTGACCGGCATCAACAACGGCAAGCTCCCGCAGGACAGGGCCTGGTTCACCGACCCCGAGCTCGCGGGCGGCGGCGCGCTCGTCGACCACGTCGTCCACTGCGCCGACCTGCTCGACGAGCTGCTCGGCGAGCGAGCGGCGTCCGTGCGCGCCGTGTCGAACCGGGTGCTGCACGCGCAGCGCGAGCTGTCGGTGGAGACGGGCGGGCTCGTCACGATCCAGTACCCGGGCGGCGTGGTCGCCACGATCGACTGCTCCTGGAGCTGGCCGATGAGCTCGGCCACGTGGGGCGGCCTCACGCTGCAGGTCGTCGCCGAGCGCGGCACCGTCACCGTGAGTCCGTTCGCGAAGGGCGTCGCCGGGCACGACGCGCACGGTGAGACCTGGAGCCCGGTCGGCGCCGACCTCGACGCGCTGCTGCTGGAGGAGTTCGTGCGTGCCGTGCGCGACGGCCGTCAGCCGCAGCCTGATGCCGGGGTGGGCATCCGCACGGTCGAGATCGTGAAGGCCGCGCAGGCCTCCGCCGCCCGCGACGGCGAGGTCGTGCACCTCTAG
- a CDS encoding alpha/beta fold hydrolase has protein sequence MTQHTLELPDVDLVYDVHGPLPTADGRRPLVMIGQPMDASGFQAQVALFPDRTVITYDPRGLGRSVRHDGGVTNEPETQAEDVHALIEALGAGPVDLFASSGGAVTALALVTAHPHDVATLVAHEPPIDAVLPDAEAARRARAAYTRAYQDRGWGAGMAGFLAMTSWEGEFTEEFLAQPLPDPAAFGMPADDDGSRDDPLLSERSWAVVDYTPDIAALQAAPTRIVVAVGEESLTGYTGRTALALAERLGQQATVFPSHHGGFLGGESGYAGQPEAFAATLREVLDAE, from the coding sequence ATGACGCAGCACACCCTGGAACTGCCCGACGTGGATCTCGTGTACGACGTGCACGGCCCGTTGCCCACGGCCGACGGGCGGCGTCCGCTGGTCATGATCGGCCAGCCGATGGACGCCAGCGGGTTCCAGGCCCAGGTGGCGCTCTTCCCCGACCGCACTGTCATCACGTACGACCCGCGCGGCCTGGGGCGCAGCGTGCGGCACGACGGGGGCGTCACCAACGAGCCGGAGACGCAGGCGGAAGACGTGCACGCGCTGATCGAGGCGCTCGGCGCCGGACCGGTCGACCTGTTCGCGAGCAGCGGCGGCGCGGTGACGGCGCTCGCCCTGGTCACCGCCCACCCGCACGACGTGGCCACCCTGGTCGCGCACGAGCCGCCGATCGATGCGGTGCTGCCCGACGCCGAGGCCGCCCGCCGCGCCAGGGCCGCCTACACCCGCGCGTATCAGGACCGCGGCTGGGGCGCCGGGATGGCGGGCTTCCTGGCGATGACCTCGTGGGAGGGCGAGTTCACCGAGGAGTTCCTCGCGCAGCCGCTGCCCGACCCCGCCGCGTTCGGGATGCCCGCCGACGACGACGGATCCCGCGACGATCCGCTGCTGTCGGAGCGGTCGTGGGCGGTCGTCGACTACACGCCCGACATCGCGGCGCTACAGGCGGCACCGACGCGGATCGTGGTGGCGGTGGGCGAGGAGTCGCTGACGGGGTACACCGGACGGACCGCGCTCGCGCTGGCCGAACGGCTGGGCCAGCAGGCGACCGTCTTCCCCAGCCACCACGGCGGCTTCCTGGGCGGGGAGTCCGGCTATGCGGGCCAGCCCGAGGCGTTCGCCGCCACGCTCCGTGAGGTGCTCGACGCGGAATGA
- a CDS encoding lactonase family protein, with amino-acid sequence MSTTAGGPTVASSEFAVCAMSERPALWTLVWHPETERWEARDAAVALDRPFALAAHPSGSLYAAGLTPEGAVHRLTRGPGDGAADWVVRQSLALPGVELPCRVRFDAASRRLLIPGYGNGALGVVDLDRDGGFAGAARVAAFTGGGPDPERQDGPHAHDALALAAGIGVTDLGADVLRILDPTTLAERAPLELPAGTGPRHVADLGGGGVALSGELGSTLVLASVTERRVLDVLPATAHGSGGSNAPSTVVHDPVRGLVHVANRGADTILTARIDGDRLVRVSEVPGGGSRPEHLVLTGRHLLAVHSADGAVVALRLRDGVPTAEVAAETRVPGAIWIEPLPPRR; translated from the coding sequence GTGTCGACGACGGCGGGAGGGCCCACGGTGGCATCGAGCGAGTTCGCGGTGTGCGCGATGTCCGAGCGCCCGGCGCTGTGGACGCTGGTCTGGCATCCCGAGACCGAACGGTGGGAGGCGCGCGACGCCGCGGTCGCGCTCGACCGGCCGTTCGCGCTCGCCGCCCACCCGTCCGGCTCCCTGTACGCCGCCGGCCTCACCCCCGAGGGCGCAGTGCATCGGCTCACGCGCGGGCCCGGCGACGGCGCGGCCGACTGGGTCGTGCGGCAGAGCCTCGCCCTGCCGGGGGTGGAGCTGCCATGCCGGGTGCGGTTCGACGCGGCTTCGCGGCGCCTGCTGATCCCCGGGTACGGGAACGGGGCGCTCGGGGTGGTCGACCTCGACCGGGACGGCGGCTTCGCCGGGGCCGCCCGAGTGGCCGCGTTCACCGGCGGTGGACCCGACCCCGAACGACAGGACGGCCCGCACGCCCACGACGCCCTCGCGCTCGCCGCCGGCATCGGCGTGACCGACCTCGGCGCGGACGTGCTGCGCATCCTCGACCCGACGACCCTCGCCGAGCGGGCGCCGCTGGAGCTCCCCGCGGGCACGGGACCCCGGCACGTGGCCGACCTCGGCGGCGGAGGGGTCGCGCTCTCGGGCGAGCTGGGCTCGACGCTCGTGCTGGCCTCGGTCACCGAGCGCCGCGTGCTCGACGTGCTGCCTGCGACCGCGCACGGCTCCGGCGGGTCGAACGCGCCCAGCACGGTGGTGCACGATCCCGTGCGCGGCCTGGTGCACGTCGCGAACCGCGGCGCCGACACGATCCTGACCGCCCGGATCGACGGCGACCGCCTGGTGCGCGTGTCCGAGGTGCCCGGCGGCGGCTCCCGGCCGGAACATCTCGTGCTCACCGGCCGGCACCTGCTGGCGGTGCACTCCGCCGACGGCGCGGTCGTGGCGCTGCGCCTGCGCGACGGGGTGCCCACGGCCGAGGTCGCCGCGGAGACCCGGGTGCCCGGCGCGATCTGGATCGAGCCGCTGCCGCCGCGGCGCTGA
- a CDS encoding aminoglycoside phosphotransferase family protein translates to MSEPIDIDARLVAELVEQQFPRWADLPVRAVARQGWDNRTFRLGEELSVRLPSAEPYAAAVRKESRALEVLDGRLPVSVPSVLALGEPGRGYPFPWSVRRWLAGDTLDDAAGVDRVRLAEDLGGVLRVLRSLPVDAGTAAGRHSFYRGAHPSAYSEEVQTALAHLHGDVDVERCRSVWLAATTTAWDAAPVWFHGDVAVGNLLVSDGRLSAMIDFGTCGVGDPACDLVIAWTFFDGEARDAFRDAAGLDAATWRRARGWALWKALVTRSSASGPGAGDSRRVLDEVLATPL, encoded by the coding sequence GTGAGCGAACCGATCGACATCGACGCACGCCTGGTGGCGGAGCTCGTCGAACAGCAGTTTCCCCGCTGGGCTGATCTGCCCGTGCGCGCGGTGGCGAGGCAGGGGTGGGACAACAGGACGTTCCGTCTCGGCGAGGAGCTCTCGGTCCGGCTTCCGAGCGCCGAGCCCTATGCGGCGGCCGTTCGGAAGGAGAGCAGAGCACTCGAGGTCCTCGACGGAAGGCTCCCCGTCTCCGTCCCCTCCGTCCTGGCGCTCGGCGAGCCGGGCCGCGGCTATCCGTTTCCGTGGTCCGTGCGCCGGTGGCTGGCCGGCGACACCCTCGACGACGCAGCGGGGGTGGACCGCGTCCGACTCGCCGAGGATCTCGGCGGCGTCCTTCGCGTCCTGCGGTCCCTCCCCGTCGACGCGGGTACGGCAGCCGGCCGGCACTCCTTCTACCGGGGGGCGCATCCGAGTGCGTACAGCGAGGAGGTCCAGACCGCGCTCGCGCACCTGCACGGCGACGTGGACGTCGAACGGTGCCGGAGCGTGTGGCTCGCCGCGACCACCACGGCCTGGGACGCTGCGCCCGTGTGGTTTCACGGGGACGTCGCCGTCGGCAACCTCCTCGTCAGCGACGGCCGCCTGTCGGCGATGATCGACTTCGGCACGTGCGGGGTCGGTGATCCGGCGTGTGACCTCGTCATCGCGTGGACGTTCTTCGACGGGGAGGCGCGCGACGCGTTCCGCGACGCCGCCGGGCTCGATGCCGCGACGTGGAGGCGTGCCAGGGGCTGGGCCCTGTGGAAAGCGCTGGTCACCCGGTCGAGCGCGTCCGGACCGGGAGCGGGCGACAGCCGGCGTGTGCTCGACGAGGTGCTCGCCACTCCGCTCTAG
- a CDS encoding ROK family transcriptional regulator translates to MGVTSPLSIVARCALQLRDTGPATVSDLSRSLEVSRTSVENAVTVLSDSGLLVDAPAQNGGGAGRPARRYAFHAAAGTVVGVDIGVASVRVVLSDLAGAVIAQRTYPGVSAQTDGAAKLAAVISHIRGTLADTGIPASQVRAVGVSLPGLVDDAGRVTTSVVIPEWSGIDIGSQLRHAFGCPVAVDNGVRLAAVAEHHLGVAQLVDDVIYLSVGNRIAMGLILGGRPRRGIHNAAGDIGRLAFRGLNSETGQIPWRTAPTAAEVFALAREGDPGAREELDAFIDELAHGIATLILTVDPAMVVIGGGLSAAHEQLLDPLRAALPGHLGLPFQVPVAEARLGAEAAAHGAVVHAFQRHPAEISGIDDMPAPPITPLPHEPVTGDDTEEKQ, encoded by the coding sequence ATGGGCGTGACGAGTCCGCTGTCGATCGTGGCGCGCTGCGCCCTCCAGCTGCGCGACACGGGACCGGCGACCGTGAGCGATCTGTCCCGCTCGCTGGAGGTCTCCCGCACCTCGGTCGAGAACGCCGTGACCGTGCTCAGCGACTCCGGGCTGCTGGTCGACGCGCCCGCGCAGAACGGCGGAGGGGCCGGACGACCCGCCCGCCGGTACGCGTTCCACGCCGCCGCCGGCACCGTCGTGGGCGTCGACATCGGCGTCGCGAGCGTGCGGGTCGTGCTGTCCGACCTCGCCGGAGCGGTCATCGCCCAGCGCACCTACCCCGGCGTCTCGGCGCAGACCGACGGGGCCGCCAAGCTCGCCGCCGTCATCTCCCACATCCGCGGAACCCTCGCCGACACCGGCATCCCCGCGTCGCAGGTGCGCGCCGTCGGCGTCTCCCTCCCCGGGCTCGTCGACGACGCCGGCCGCGTGACCACCTCGGTCGTCATCCCCGAGTGGTCGGGCATCGACATCGGATCGCAGCTGCGGCACGCGTTCGGGTGCCCGGTCGCCGTCGACAACGGCGTGCGTCTCGCCGCGGTCGCGGAACACCACCTCGGGGTCGCGCAGCTCGTCGACGACGTGATCTACCTGTCGGTCGGCAACCGCATCGCGATGGGCCTCATCCTCGGCGGACGCCCCCGCCGCGGCATCCACAACGCGGCGGGCGACATCGGACGCCTGGCCTTCCGCGGACTCAACAGCGAGACCGGGCAGATCCCCTGGCGCACGGCCCCCACCGCCGCAGAGGTGTTCGCCCTCGCGCGGGAGGGCGACCCCGGGGCACGCGAGGAGCTCGACGCGTTCATCGACGAGCTCGCGCACGGCATCGCCACGCTGATCCTCACGGTCGATCCCGCCATGGTCGTCATCGGCGGCGGACTCTCGGCGGCGCACGAGCAACTGCTCGACCCGCTGCGGGCCGCACTCCCCGGGCACCTCGGGCTGCCGTTCCAGGTGCCGGTCGCCGAGGCGCGACTGGGCGCGGAAGCCGCCGCGCACGGTGCGGTCGTGCACGCGTTCCAGCGGCACCCCGCCGAGATCTCCGGCATCGACGACATGCCCGCCCCGCCCATCACCCCCCTGCCGCACGAGCCGGTCACCGGCGACGACACCGAGGAGAAGCAGTGA
- a CDS encoding magnesium and cobalt transport protein CorA has protein sequence MALIDNGVYVHGRRVETPRNLDETYRMLDAAGGIAWIGLYRPSPAEVESVAREFDLHPLAVEDALSGHQRSKVERYGDTLFAVLRPARYRDKEESIEFGELHLFVGPDFVVTIRHAESPNLAAVRSRMEANPELLAMGPEAVLYAILDEVVDGYEPIVAGLLNDIDEIEDQLFGDGADDSALSRRIYELSREVINFQRAVHPLSGMLEWLRRGSEKYRIDEELQRSLRDVLDHTIRVNERVDSFRAILENALTVHSALVARRQTEAGLAQNDEIKKISSWAAIIFAPTLVGTVYGMNFDVMPELHWAFGYPMAIGAMAAFAVGLYGVFKYKKWL, from the coding sequence ATGGCGCTCATCGACAACGGCGTATACGTCCACGGACGTCGCGTGGAGACCCCGAGGAACCTGGACGAGACCTACCGCATGCTCGACGCGGCGGGCGGCATCGCCTGGATCGGCCTCTACCGCCCCAGCCCGGCGGAGGTCGAGTCCGTCGCGCGCGAGTTCGACCTGCATCCCCTCGCCGTGGAGGACGCGCTCTCCGGGCATCAGCGCTCGAAGGTGGAGCGCTACGGCGACACCCTGTTCGCGGTGCTGCGCCCGGCCCGCTACCGCGACAAGGAGGAGTCGATCGAGTTCGGCGAGCTGCACCTGTTCGTCGGGCCCGACTTCGTGGTGACCATCCGGCACGCCGAGTCGCCCAACCTCGCCGCCGTGCGCTCCCGCATGGAGGCGAACCCGGAGCTGCTGGCGATGGGACCCGAGGCCGTGCTGTACGCGATCCTCGACGAGGTGGTCGACGGCTACGAGCCGATCGTCGCCGGTCTGCTCAACGACATCGACGAGATCGAGGACCAGCTGTTCGGCGACGGCGCGGACGACAGCGCACTGTCCCGCCGCATCTACGAGCTGTCCCGCGAGGTGATCAACTTCCAGCGCGCCGTGCACCCCCTCAGCGGGATGCTGGAGTGGCTCCGCCGAGGGTCGGAGAAGTACCGCATCGACGAGGAGCTGCAGCGGTCGCTGCGCGACGTGCTCGACCACACGATCCGCGTCAACGAGCGGGTGGACTCGTTCCGCGCGATCCTGGAGAACGCCCTCACGGTGCACTCGGCGCTGGTCGCGCGGCGGCAGACCGAGGCGGGCCTGGCGCAGAACGACGAGATCAAGAAGATCTCCTCCTGGGCGGCGATCATCTTCGCCCCCACGCTCGTCGGCACGGTGTACGGCATGAACTTCGACGTGATGCCCGAGCTGCACTGGGCGTTCGGGTACCCGATGGCGATCGGGGCGATGGCGGCGTTCGCGGTGGGCCTGTACGGGGTGTTCAAGTACAAGAAGTGGCTGTGA
- a CDS encoding SGNH/GDSL hydrolase family protein — MPNAESPAPASTTADLQRLTAALADPAPLNWLITGDSITHGLVHTQGGRSYPEHLHELIRGELARVRDIVINSAISGNRIADILDDWDRRVASWNPDVVTLMIGTNDVSTGGERPVLSAAEYAESLREFVRRARDLDAVVVLQTPPAVDGLNAPERSRIAEFAEAVRRVAAEEDVLLVDQYARYAELGNGGVPWGLMGDPFHPNAAGHAALALELARTLGLTPAGSRTLPLLEAQVGAARLNA, encoded by the coding sequence GTGCCGAACGCCGAATCCCCCGCCCCCGCTTCCACCACCGCCGACCTCCAGCGCCTCACCGCCGCCCTGGCCGATCCGGCGCCGCTGAACTGGCTGATCACGGGCGACTCGATCACCCACGGGCTGGTGCACACGCAGGGCGGACGCAGCTACCCCGAGCACCTGCACGAGCTCATCCGCGGCGAGCTCGCCCGCGTGCGCGACATCGTCATCAACTCGGCGATCAGCGGCAACCGCATCGCCGACATCCTCGACGACTGGGACCGCCGCGTCGCCTCCTGGAACCCCGACGTGGTGACCCTCATGATCGGCACGAACGATGTGTCGACCGGCGGCGAGCGCCCCGTGCTCTCGGCCGCCGAGTATGCGGAGTCGCTGCGGGAGTTCGTGCGGCGTGCGCGCGACCTCGACGCGGTCGTGGTGCTGCAGACGCCGCCCGCGGTGGACGGCCTCAACGCCCCGGAGCGGTCGCGGATCGCCGAGTTCGCCGAGGCCGTGCGGCGCGTCGCCGCGGAGGAGGACGTGCTCCTGGTCGACCAGTACGCCCGCTACGCCGAGCTGGGGAACGGCGGGGTGCCGTGGGGCCTGATGGGCGACCCGTTCCACCCGAACGCGGCCGGGCACGCGGCGCTCGCACTCGAACTCGCGCGCACCCTCGGCCTGACGCCCGCGGGCAGCCGCACCCTGCCGCTGCTCGAGGCGCAGGTCGGCGCCGCCCGCCTCAACGCCTGA
- a CDS encoding ABC transporter substrate-binding protein, producing MRVSKITGVVAGVAAATLLAGCSAGGGTTAEGEQDITVWLYPVIADEAVHKDFWDSTIEAFEKENENVNVSYEIFPWANRDEALQTAIAAGKGPDVVYLIPDQLAAYQKSIAPLNDLLSTERQDDLLPNVKESVTIGGDILGAPILTSAQPLICNAAAFEAAGVTEYPETWDDVAEMAPAFVEKGMYALNYPASAENTLNLTYYPLLWQAGGEVYTEDGEVGFDSKAGEKALTFLTDLAEEGALDPEALTTNVPLEQTAIAQGKVACTWNNAVTEVAPFWGEENVKVLAPLSDKESVAYGTVGSLSVLKGSKAKDAAAAFAEYATGADVVEPYLTAAGYFSALSTTEPLYADDPLLGEVEKYVPDTTVGQLDASSRALMGVLSPEIQAALLGQKSPADALKDAAAAAAPLLQK from the coding sequence ATGCGCGTCAGCAAGATCACCGGCGTCGTCGCGGGAGTCGCGGCCGCCACCCTGTTGGCCGGATGTTCGGCCGGCGGAGGCACCACCGCAGAGGGCGAGCAGGACATCACGGTCTGGCTCTACCCGGTCATCGCCGACGAGGCGGTGCACAAGGACTTCTGGGACTCGACCATCGAGGCGTTCGAGAAGGAGAACGAGAACGTCAACGTCTCCTACGAGATCTTCCCGTGGGCCAACCGCGACGAGGCCCTCCAGACCGCGATCGCGGCCGGCAAGGGTCCCGACGTCGTCTACCTCATCCCCGACCAGCTCGCCGCCTACCAGAAGTCGATCGCGCCGCTGAACGACCTGCTCAGCACCGAGCGTCAGGACGACCTGCTGCCCAACGTCAAGGAGTCCGTCACGATCGGCGGCGACATCCTCGGCGCCCCCATCCTCACCAGCGCCCAGCCGCTCATCTGCAACGCCGCCGCGTTCGAGGCCGCCGGCGTGACCGAGTACCCCGAGACCTGGGACGACGTCGCCGAGATGGCACCCGCGTTCGTGGAGAAGGGCATGTACGCCCTGAACTACCCGGCCTCCGCCGAGAACACCCTCAACCTCACCTACTACCCGCTGCTGTGGCAGGCGGGCGGCGAGGTCTACACCGAGGACGGCGAGGTCGGCTTCGACAGCAAGGCCGGCGAGAAGGCGCTCACCTTCCTCACCGACCTGGCCGAGGAGGGCGCGCTCGACCCCGAGGCGCTCACCACCAACGTGCCGCTCGAGCAGACCGCGATCGCGCAGGGCAAGGTCGCCTGCACCTGGAACAACGCGGTCACCGAGGTCGCGCCGTTCTGGGGCGAGGAGAACGTGAAGGTGCTCGCGCCGCTCAGCGACAAGGAGTCCGTCGCGTACGGCACCGTCGGTTCGCTCTCGGTGCTCAAGGGCTCGAAGGCGAAGGACGCCGCCGCCGCGTTCGCCGAGTACGCCACCGGCGCCGACGTGGTCGAGCCGTACCTGACCGCCGCCGGCTACTTCTCCGCGCTCAGCACGACCGAGCCGCTGTACGCCGACGACCCGCTGCTCGGCGAGGTCGAGAAGTACGTGCCCGACACCACCGTCGGTCAGCTCGACGCCAGCTCCCGCGCCCTGATGGGTGTGCTGTCGCCCGAGATCCAGGCCGCCCTGCTCGGCCAGAAGTCGCCCGCCGACGCCCTGAAGGACGCCGCGGCCGCCGCAGCCCCGCTGCTGCAGAAGTGA
- a CDS encoding SDR family NAD(P)-dependent oxidoreductase, with product MRIDLTGKTALVTGSTQGIGRAIATALADAGARVAVNGRSADTVAAVVAELREENPERNLVPAPGDVTTDDGAAAVLAATGDVDVLVNNLGIFGATPALDISDDEWRRYFDVNVLAAVRLIRATLPGMMQRGWGRVLDIASDSAVVIPAEMIHYGMSKTALLAVSRGFAKEAAGTGVTVNSVLAGPTHTGGVEDFVYSLVDQDLPWDEAQREFMRLHRPQSLLQRLIEPEEIANMVAYLASPLASATTGAAVRVDGGYIDAIVP from the coding sequence ATGCGCATTGACCTGACCGGAAAGACCGCCCTCGTCACGGGCTCCACCCAGGGCATCGGCCGCGCCATCGCCACGGCCCTCGCCGACGCCGGGGCCCGCGTCGCCGTCAACGGCCGCAGCGCCGACACGGTCGCGGCGGTGGTCGCCGAGCTGCGGGAGGAGAATCCCGAGCGGAACCTCGTGCCCGCACCCGGCGACGTCACCACCGACGACGGCGCCGCGGCCGTGCTCGCCGCCACGGGCGACGTGGACGTGCTGGTGAACAACCTCGGGATCTTCGGCGCGACCCCGGCACTCGACATCTCCGACGACGAATGGCGCCGCTACTTCGACGTGAATGTGCTCGCCGCCGTGCGACTCATCCGGGCGACGCTGCCGGGCATGATGCAGCGCGGCTGGGGGCGGGTGCTCGACATCGCCAGCGACTCCGCCGTCGTGATCCCCGCGGAGATGATCCACTACGGCATGTCGAAGACGGCGCTGCTCGCGGTGTCGCGCGGCTTCGCGAAGGAGGCGGCGGGCACCGGCGTCACGGTGAACTCGGTGCTCGCGGGGCCCACCCACACGGGCGGCGTGGAGGACTTCGTGTACTCCCTCGTCGACCAGGACCTGCCGTGGGACGAGGCCCAGCGCGAGTTCATGCGCCTGCACCGCCCGCAGTCGTTGCTGCAGCGGCTGATCGAGCCGGAGGAGATCGCGAACATGGTCGCCTATCTCGCCTCGCCGCTCGCGTCGGCCACGACCGGCGCGGCGGTGCGGGTCGACGGCGGCTACATCGACGCGATCGTCCCCTGA
- a CDS encoding Gfo/Idh/MocA family protein, producing the protein MSTLTVGLIGAGGISRVHADAWRALGVRGYVTSLDGAEEIAAEYGFELVADVDALIELVDLVDIVTPSSTHADFALRAIARGRDVICEKPLAATAEAAAEVTAAAARAGVRLFPAHVVRYMGEYAQIKAGIEAGHVGELAVQRFSRAGSAPQTGWFFSERAGGGVIRDLMIHDIDQALWFAGPVASVYAVQNPPTVDDRVPAPVTAHVVLTHRNGVLSHLHASWAQPGMPFRTSVEVAGSAGRLRYDSAEDHTLRTDAVVPEGDADYLPPMSPEESPYYAEIADFVAAIREGRAARVAPADGIAAVAVAEAAYASIASGSAVALPGEAAAADSTAPDPAAPATEEATR; encoded by the coding sequence GTGAGCACGTTGACAGTCGGACTCATCGGCGCGGGCGGCATCTCCCGCGTGCACGCCGACGCGTGGCGGGCGCTGGGCGTGCGGGGTTACGTGACCTCGCTCGACGGTGCCGAGGAGATCGCCGCGGAGTACGGCTTCGAGCTGGTCGCCGACGTCGACGCGCTGATCGAGCTGGTCGACCTGGTCGACATCGTCACGCCCAGCAGCACGCACGCCGACTTCGCGCTGCGCGCCATCGCCCGCGGTCGCGACGTGATCTGCGAGAAGCCGCTCGCCGCGACCGCCGAGGCCGCCGCAGAGGTGACCGCGGCCGCCGCTCGCGCCGGTGTCCGGCTGTTCCCCGCGCACGTCGTGCGGTACATGGGCGAGTACGCGCAGATCAAGGCGGGCATCGAGGCCGGGCACGTGGGCGAGCTCGCGGTGCAGCGGTTCAGCCGTGCGGGCTCCGCGCCGCAGACCGGGTGGTTCTTCTCCGAGCGGGCGGGCGGCGGCGTGATCCGCGACCTCATGATCCACGACATCGACCAGGCGCTGTGGTTCGCCGGACCGGTCGCCAGCGTCTACGCCGTGCAGAACCCGCCGACGGTGGACGACCGCGTGCCCGCGCCCGTGACCGCGCACGTCGTGCTTACCCACCGCAACGGGGTGCTCAGTCACCTGCACGCGAGCTGGGCGCAGCCCGGCATGCCGTTCCGCACGAGCGTCGAGGTCGCGGGATCGGCGGGCCGTCTGCGGTACGACAGCGCCGAGGACCACACCCTCCGCACCGACGCCGTGGTGCCCGAGGGCGACGCCGACTACCTGCCGCCGATGTCGCCCGAGGAGAGCCCGTACTACGCCGAGATCGCCGACTTCGTGGCCGCGATCCGCGAGGGCCGTGCGGCGCGCGTCGCCCCCGCCGACGGGATCGCCGCGGTCGCGGTCGCCGAGGCCGCCTACGCCTCCATCGCCTCGGGCTCCGCGGTCGCCCTCCCCGGGGAGGCCGCCGCGGCCGACTCCACCGCTCCCGATCCCGCCGCGCCCGCCACCGAGGAGGCCACCCGATGA